From Bradyrhizobium sp. NDS-1, the proteins below share one genomic window:
- a CDS encoding amidohydrolase family protein — MRRTLIRSAVVITMDDTIGDLATGDVLVEGSRIAEVRPSIDLGSGDAEIIDGAGRIVIPGLINAHMHTWQTGLRGYAANWTLMEYFRRMHAGLATVFRPEDIYIATLVGALNQINCGTTTLVDWCHNNPTPEHTDAAVRGLIQSGIRAAFFHGSPKPEPKPGEPHFSEVPHPRREVERLLAGPLADRDGLVTLGLAILGPHYSTLDVAMHDFRMARELKLIASMHQGGGPAKTSGGWEQLIAADLVGTDVNIVHGNDLPDDLLDRLVGLGVSFSVTPENEMIQGHGFPITGRLLKRGVRPTIGIDLESILAGDLLSAARIALSMQRSLDNAESRKASGAIPATTTIPVGEALRWITTEGARMLGREHQIGSLTPGKLADLVIINASDLNLCPVHDPVATVVMQTSLANIESVMIGGVWKKRNGRLLVEGLDAKKDLLAQSGRRLVQDIERQGRAA, encoded by the coding sequence ATGCGGCGCACGCTCATCAGATCCGCTGTTGTCATCACCATGGATGACACGATCGGCGATCTCGCAACCGGCGACGTCCTGGTCGAGGGCAGCCGCATCGCAGAGGTGCGGCCGTCGATCGACCTCGGCAGCGGTGATGCAGAGATCATTGACGGCGCCGGGCGCATCGTCATCCCGGGCCTGATCAACGCACACATGCACACCTGGCAGACGGGCTTGCGCGGCTACGCCGCCAACTGGACGCTGATGGAATATTTCCGCCGCATGCATGCGGGCCTTGCGACCGTGTTCCGGCCCGAAGACATCTATATCGCCACCCTCGTCGGCGCGCTGAACCAGATCAATTGCGGCACGACCACGCTGGTCGATTGGTGCCACAACAATCCGACCCCTGAACATACTGACGCTGCCGTGCGCGGGCTGATCCAGAGCGGCATCCGGGCCGCGTTCTTCCACGGCTCGCCAAAACCCGAGCCGAAGCCGGGCGAGCCGCATTTCTCGGAGGTGCCGCATCCGCGTCGCGAGGTCGAGCGGCTGCTCGCAGGTCCCCTCGCCGATCGCGACGGCCTCGTCACGCTGGGACTCGCCATCCTCGGCCCGCATTACTCGACGCTCGACGTCGCCATGCACGACTTCCGCATGGCGCGGGAGCTGAAGCTGATCGCCTCCATGCATCAGGGCGGCGGACCGGCCAAGACATCAGGCGGCTGGGAGCAGCTGATTGCGGCCGACCTCGTCGGCACCGACGTCAACATCGTTCATGGCAACGATCTGCCCGATGATCTCCTCGACCGCCTCGTCGGTCTCGGCGTGTCCTTCTCGGTGACGCCGGAGAATGAGATGATCCAGGGCCACGGCTTTCCGATCACCGGGCGGTTGCTGAAGCGCGGCGTTCGCCCGACGATCGGCATCGATCTGGAATCCATCCTGGCCGGCGACCTCCTCTCCGCCGCCCGCATTGCGCTATCGATGCAGCGGTCCCTCGACAACGCGGAGTCGCGCAAGGCGAGCGGCGCCATTCCGGCAACGACCACGATCCCCGTCGGCGAGGCCCTGCGCTGGATCACGACGGAAGGCGCGCGCATGCTCGGCCGCGAACACCAGATCGGCTCGCTGACGCCGGGCAAGCTCGCGGACCTCGTCATCATCAACGCCTCCGACCTGAATCTCTGTCCGGTGCACGATCCCGTCGCAACCGTCGTGATGCAGACGAGCCTCGCAAATATCGAGTCCGTCATGATCGGTGGCGTCTGGAAGAAGCGGAACGGACGACTGCTGGTCGAAGGGCTGGACGCCAAGAAGGACCTGCTGGCGCAATCGGGCCGGCGGCTGGTGCAGGACATCGAACGACAGGGACGCGCCGCCTGA
- a CDS encoding NAD(P)-dependent oxidoreductase — MTDASKNIAFIGIGKMGLPMSMLVAKAGYTVTAFDRSMARLGEARAQGISIAASPAEAVSGKAAVVTSLPDDAALRGALLGPAGLIAAMSPGAVLVETSTVSVDASNEVATAAQARGIAYLRAPVSGNASIVHTGGLSCFVSGPKDAFENAMPLLAAFTRAQTYLGPAEEARYAKLSVNLMIAVSAAMMAESLALARKGGIAWQDILKVLDDSAVASPMVKYKTAPLRSRDFESTFSCKQMAKDLDLILGAGHAVGVPLQLAAQVRETYGALVAQGDGEADFIATVKHLERLSGLGEPKL; from the coding sequence ATGACAGATGCTTCGAAAAACATCGCTTTCATCGGAATCGGCAAGATGGGCCTGCCGATGTCGATGCTCGTTGCCAAGGCCGGCTACACCGTCACCGCCTTCGATCGGAGCATGGCGCGGCTCGGCGAAGCCCGCGCGCAGGGCATTTCGATAGCGGCATCGCCGGCCGAGGCCGTGAGCGGCAAGGCCGCTGTCGTCACGTCGCTGCCCGATGACGCGGCGTTACGCGGCGCGCTGCTCGGCCCGGCCGGCCTCATCGCGGCGATGTCGCCCGGAGCTGTTCTGGTCGAGACCAGCACCGTGAGCGTCGACGCGTCCAACGAGGTCGCGACCGCCGCGCAGGCGCGCGGCATCGCCTATCTGCGTGCGCCGGTCTCCGGCAATGCCAGCATCGTTCACACCGGCGGGCTGTCCTGCTTCGTCTCGGGACCGAAGGACGCCTTCGAGAACGCGATGCCGCTGCTCGCTGCTTTCACCCGCGCGCAGACCTATCTCGGGCCAGCCGAGGAAGCGCGCTACGCCAAACTCTCGGTCAATCTGATGATTGCCGTGTCGGCGGCGATGATGGCCGAGAGCCTGGCACTGGCGCGCAAGGGCGGCATCGCCTGGCAGGACATCTTGAAGGTGCTCGATGACAGCGCCGTCGCTTCGCCGATGGTGAAGTACAAGACCGCGCCGCTGCGCAGCCGGGATTTCGAGTCCACCTTCTCCTGCAAGCAGATGGCCAAGGATCTCGACCTCATTCTCGGCGCCGGTCACGCCGTCGGCGTACCGCTTCAGCTCGCCGCGCAAGTGCGCGAGACCTACGGCGCGCTGGTCGCGCAAGGCGACGGCGAGGCGGACTTCATCGCGACCGTCAAGCACCTCGAACGACTGTCCGGCCTCGGCGAGCCGAAACTCTGA
- a CDS encoding intradiol ring-cleavage dioxygenase: MRNFNETTITDAVLERIAGATDPRIKEVSEALVRHLHAFVREVRPTQKEWEYGIDFLTRTGHMCDDKRQEFILLSDTLGVSMLVDAINHPVPEGATETTVLGPFFVQAAPEKDSGADISGPMEGDPMLVTGSVSAVDGKPLAGAIVDVWHSDDDGYYDVQQLDAIGDLAMRARFHTDASGRFHFWSIKPAAYPIPHDGPVGDMLEAQGRHPWRPAHVHFMISAPGYEQLVTHVFVAGDQYLDSDVVFGVKDSLIREFVRQPAGRAPDGRMVDTEYFHLNYDFGLKQVASEARAA, encoded by the coding sequence ATGCGCAATTTCAACGAGACCACGATTACCGACGCGGTGCTGGAGCGGATCGCGGGCGCAACCGATCCGCGCATCAAAGAGGTTAGCGAGGCGCTGGTTCGTCACCTGCACGCCTTCGTCCGCGAAGTGCGGCCGACCCAGAAGGAGTGGGAATACGGCATCGATTTCCTGACCCGGACGGGACACATGTGCGACGACAAGCGCCAGGAGTTCATCCTGCTGTCGGATACGCTCGGCGTCTCCATGCTGGTCGATGCTATCAACCATCCGGTGCCGGAGGGCGCAACCGAGACCACGGTGCTCGGGCCGTTCTTCGTTCAGGCCGCGCCGGAGAAGGACAGCGGCGCTGACATCTCCGGCCCGATGGAAGGTGATCCGATGCTGGTCACCGGCTCGGTCTCGGCCGTGGACGGAAAGCCGCTGGCGGGGGCCATCGTCGACGTCTGGCATTCCGACGACGACGGCTATTACGACGTGCAGCAGCTCGACGCCATCGGCGATCTCGCGATGCGCGCGCGCTTCCACACCGATGCCAGCGGCAGATTCCATTTCTGGTCGATCAAGCCCGCCGCCTATCCCATTCCGCACGACGGCCCGGTCGGCGACATGCTGGAGGCGCAGGGGCGCCATCCCTGGCGTCCCGCTCATGTGCATTTCATGATCTCGGCGCCCGGTTACGAGCAGCTCGTGACGCACGTGTTCGTTGCCGGCGACCAGTATCTCGACAGCGACGTGGTGTTCGGCGTCAAGGACAGCCTGATCCGGGAGTTTGTCCGTCAGCCCGCCGGCCGTGCGCCGGATGGTCGCATGGTGGACACCGAGTATTTTCATCTCAACTACGATTTCGGCCTGAAGCAGGTCGCGAGCGAGGCGAGAGCCGCTTAA
- a CDS encoding FAD-linked oxidase C-terminal domain-containing protein, with protein MGPRVSTAALADRLTGMIGSRASVARGVLDQHGQSESHYRNLPPDIVVFPDTTQEVAEIVKLCAGAGVPIVPFGAGTSLEGNAAAIAGGVCFDLARMNKMLAVHDSDMDVVVQPGITRKQLNAELRNTGLFFPIDPGADASIGGMTSTRASGTMAVRYGTMKDNVMALEVVLADGRIIRTAKRARKSAAGYDLTRMFVGAEGTLGIITEITLKVHPVPQAISAAVCSFDTLRDAVDTAISVIQSAIPVARIELLDDVMMRGINAYAKLGYREAPTLFFEFHGSESSVAEQAEAAQAIAADHGGHGFAWAKAQEDRSRLWHARDNTLYAGLGLRPGARAVITDVCVPISRLAECLTETRRDADEHGFTAPIVGHVGDGNFHMLILIDPARPEETEGAKALQARMVARAIAMDGTCTGEHGIGLGKIDYLTDELGEAVDVMRSIKTALDPNGLMNPGKIFAGGAKT; from the coding sequence ATGGGACCGCGGGTCAGCACGGCAGCATTGGCCGATCGCCTCACAGGCATGATCGGTTCGCGCGCGAGCGTTGCGCGGGGCGTGCTCGATCAGCACGGGCAGAGCGAGTCGCATTATCGCAATTTGCCGCCCGACATCGTCGTCTTTCCTGACACCACGCAGGAGGTCGCCGAGATCGTCAAGCTGTGCGCCGGCGCGGGCGTGCCGATCGTGCCATTCGGCGCCGGCACTTCGCTCGAAGGCAATGCGGCGGCGATCGCCGGCGGCGTCTGCTTCGACCTTGCGCGCATGAACAAGATGCTGGCCGTGCACGATAGCGACATGGATGTCGTCGTGCAGCCCGGCATCACGCGCAAGCAGCTCAATGCCGAGCTGCGCAACACCGGCCTGTTCTTCCCGATCGACCCCGGCGCCGACGCCTCGATCGGCGGCATGACGTCCACGCGCGCCTCCGGCACCATGGCGGTTCGCTACGGCACCATGAAGGACAACGTCATGGCACTCGAGGTCGTCCTGGCCGACGGCCGTATCATCCGCACTGCCAAGCGCGCGCGAAAATCAGCCGCCGGTTATGACCTGACGCGCATGTTCGTCGGCGCGGAGGGCACGCTCGGAATCATCACCGAGATCACGCTGAAGGTCCACCCGGTGCCGCAGGCGATCTCGGCCGCCGTCTGCAGCTTCGACACGCTTCGCGACGCCGTCGATACCGCGATCTCCGTGATCCAATCCGCGATCCCCGTCGCGCGCATCGAGCTGCTCGATGACGTCATGATGCGCGGCATCAATGCCTACGCCAAGCTCGGCTATCGCGAGGCCCCTACCCTGTTCTTCGAATTCCACGGCTCCGAAAGCTCCGTCGCGGAACAGGCCGAGGCTGCGCAGGCGATCGCGGCCGACCATGGCGGCCATGGCTTTGCCTGGGCCAAGGCGCAGGAAGACCGCAGCCGGCTCTGGCACGCCCGCGACAACACGCTCTATGCCGGCCTCGGCCTGCGGCCCGGCGCACGCGCCGTGATCACCGATGTCTGCGTGCCGATCTCGCGGCTGGCCGAATGCCTGACCGAGACGCGGCGCGATGCGGACGAGCACGGTTTCACCGCGCCGATCGTCGGCCATGTCGGCGACGGCAATTTCCACATGCTGATCCTGATCGACCCGGCAAGACCGGAGGAGACCGAAGGCGCCAAGGCGCTGCAGGCCCGCATGGTCGCCCGCGCCATCGCCATGGACGGCACCTGCACCGGCGAGCATGGCATCGGACTCGGCAAGATCGACTATCTCACCGACGAGCTCGGCGAGGCCGTCGATGTGATGCGCTCCATCAAGACCGCGCTCGATCCGAATGGTTTGATGAACCCCGGAAAGATCTTTGCAGGCGGAGCCAAGACATGA
- a CDS encoding sugar ABC transporter ATP-binding protein: protein MNDALPIEVTSPTPLLELRGISKEFPGVKALDDVSFAVYPGEVHMLLGENGAGKSSLMKVLCGAYSADAGEFYYQGEKVAISSTADAQKLGIAVIFQEFSLVPYLDIAQNIFLGREPGGRIPGTIDRRKILADAKRVLGTIGFDIDPSTTVDKLGVAQQQMVEIAKAISQNARILVMDEPTAALSDRETELLFELIARLKADGVSIVYISHRMAEVFAIGDRITVLRDGRRIDGVRPADVTPDQLVRMMVGRNVDMTYPRSFADKPGELLLEVKGLTTSTGISDINIEVRRGEIVGLCGLVGSGRSEVARAIFGADPVTSGEIIFDGKSISGEPDLAARRGIALIPESRKSEGLALLRSVSDNLVVSALRKLFPSGLFDQRSAQRTADGLIRQLRIATPSARQTVGLLSGGNQQKVVIGKWLAAGSKLFIFDEPTRGIDIGAKSEIFALIDRLVAEGAAALMISSEQIEICHVCDRAYVMREGRIAGHLTRNELTEENIVRLGMHHA from the coding sequence ATGAACGACGCGCTCCCCATCGAGGTCACCTCACCGACGCCGCTGCTGGAGCTGCGCGGCATCAGCAAGGAATTTCCCGGCGTCAAGGCGCTGGACGACGTGTCCTTTGCCGTCTACCCCGGCGAGGTCCACATGCTTCTCGGCGAAAACGGCGCCGGCAAATCGAGCCTGATGAAGGTGCTGTGCGGCGCCTACAGCGCCGATGCCGGCGAGTTCTACTACCAAGGCGAGAAGGTCGCGATCTCATCGACCGCGGACGCGCAGAAGCTCGGCATCGCCGTGATCTTCCAGGAATTCTCGCTGGTCCCCTATCTCGACATCGCCCAGAACATCTTCCTCGGCCGCGAGCCCGGCGGACGCATCCCCGGCACCATCGACCGCCGCAAGATCCTCGCCGATGCGAAGCGCGTGCTCGGCACCATCGGCTTCGACATCGATCCTTCCACGACCGTCGACAAACTCGGCGTGGCACAGCAGCAGATGGTCGAGATCGCGAAGGCGATCAGCCAGAACGCGCGCATCCTCGTCATGGACGAGCCGACCGCCGCGTTGTCCGATCGCGAAACCGAGCTGCTGTTCGAACTGATCGCGCGGTTGAAGGCCGACGGCGTTTCCATCGTCTACATCTCCCACCGCATGGCCGAGGTGTTCGCGATCGGCGATCGCATCACCGTGCTTCGCGACGGCCGCCGCATCGACGGTGTCCGGCCCGCCGATGTCACGCCGGACCAGCTCGTGCGCATGATGGTCGGCCGCAACGTCGACATGACCTACCCGCGCAGTTTTGCCGACAAGCCGGGAGAACTGCTGCTCGAGGTCAAGGGCCTGACCACCTCGACCGGCATCTCCGATATCAACATCGAGGTGCGGCGGGGCGAGATCGTCGGCCTGTGCGGCCTGGTCGGCTCCGGCCGCAGCGAAGTCGCGCGCGCCATCTTCGGCGCCGATCCCGTGACATCGGGCGAGATCATCTTCGACGGCAAGAGCATATCCGGCGAGCCGGATCTCGCCGCGCGCCGCGGCATCGCGCTGATCCCGGAGAGCCGCAAGAGCGAGGGCCTCGCGCTGCTGCGCTCGGTGAGCGACAACCTCGTGGTGTCGGCGCTGCGAAAGCTGTTTCCGAGCGGCCTGTTCGACCAGCGCAGCGCACAGCGCACCGCCGACGGCCTGATCCGGCAGCTGCGCATCGCAACGCCGAGTGCGCGCCAGACCGTCGGCCTGCTCTCGGGCGGCAACCAGCAGAAGGTCGTGATCGGCAAGTGGCTGGCGGCCGGCTCGAAGCTCTTCATCTTCGACGAGCCGACCCGCGGCATCGACATCGGCGCCAAATCGGAGATCTTTGCCCTGATCGACCGCCTTGTCGCGGAGGGCGCGGCCGCGCTGATGATCTCGTCCGAGCAGATCGAGATCTGCCACGTCTGCGACCGCGCCTATGTGATGCGCGAAGGGCGCATCGCCGGGCACCTGACCCGCAACGAACTGACCGAGGAGAACATCGTGCGACTGGGGATGCATCATGCGTGA
- a CDS encoding ABC transporter permease: MREAVVVSQPNPLQRIPGVAMVLVLLIALFSVIAPGFLSVANLSNVLVQSTILTMLALPMTLIIMTEGLDLSMGAVLTLTSLCVAIVSLATNSMLLGLGAGLLVGTAFGIANGWLVAILGIPPFVATLGTLGMAQGLSLIVSDGQSVVGIPHSVRDIYSATLLGVPVPIVMALVTYAAFHGLLYHTRFGTYIFALGGNREALRYAGLSPNKLLIAVYAIGGAMAGIAGLLMTARMNSGHPTAGLGLEFDAIAAVAVGGTSFERGNGWLLGTLLGVLSVGVLRNGLNLISLPSSVQVASVGVLVILALFLDGLRSRA; the protein is encoded by the coding sequence ATGCGTGAAGCCGTGGTCGTATCACAGCCTAATCCGCTGCAGCGCATTCCCGGCGTTGCCATGGTGCTGGTGCTGCTGATCGCGCTGTTCAGCGTGATCGCACCCGGCTTCCTGTCCGTCGCCAACCTCTCCAATGTGCTGGTGCAGTCGACCATTCTGACCATGCTCGCGTTGCCGATGACGCTGATCATCATGACGGAGGGACTTGACCTGTCGATGGGTGCGGTGCTGACGCTGACCTCGCTGTGCGTCGCAATCGTGTCGCTCGCAACCAATTCGATGCTGCTGGGCCTGGGTGCCGGCCTGCTGGTCGGTACGGCGTTCGGCATCGCCAACGGCTGGCTGGTCGCAATTCTCGGCATTCCGCCTTTCGTCGCAACGCTGGGCACGCTCGGCATGGCGCAGGGTCTGTCACTGATCGTCAGCGACGGCCAGAGCGTTGTCGGCATTCCCCACAGCGTGCGCGACATCTACTCGGCGACGCTTCTCGGCGTGCCCGTCCCGATCGTGATGGCGCTGGTAACGTACGCCGCGTTCCACGGCCTGCTCTACCACACCCGTTTCGGCACCTACATTTTCGCACTCGGCGGCAACCGCGAGGCGCTGCGCTATGCCGGTCTGTCGCCGAACAAGCTGCTGATCGCGGTCTATGCGATCGGTGGCGCCATGGCCGGCATCGCCGGCCTGTTGATGACGGCGCGGATGAACTCCGGCCACCCCACCGCCGGCCTCGGCCTCGAGTTCGATGCCATCGCGGCCGTCGCCGTCGGTGGCACCTCGTTCGAGCGCGGCAATGGCTGGCTGCTCGGCACCCTGCTCGGCGTCCTCTCGGTTGGCGTGCTGCGCAACGGGTTGAACCTGATCTCACTGCCGTCCTCGGTGCAGGTCGCAAGCGTCGGCGTCCTCGTCATCCTCGCTCTGTTCCTCGACGGCCTCAGGAGCCGGGCATGA
- a CDS encoding ABC transporter permease yields MTDISKDTITPPHSLLSQDAIQVFYRLLAALLICAVLAVLSDSFLSLGNILNVLRQASLTFFIASGLTLVVLTAGLDLSVGANVALSACIAGTVIHKTGSPALGILTGLACGGIVGLLNGIMVTALRIPSFIATYGMLWVLNGLTYWYMAGETLHGFPAGFRQIGSGYLFGLPIPVYLLLVFLGIGTFFAQRTVWGQEIYAIGANPVAARLSGIPVARRLLLVYAVSGTMAGLASIIFLSRLNSAEADIGESLTLPAIAAVLIGGTSLFGGVGTVFGTFIGALILTLVLNGMNLLSVSANWQPLVTGIIVILAVWLDMKTRRRAQ; encoded by the coding sequence ATGACCGACATCAGCAAGGACACAATCACGCCGCCACACTCCCTCCTCTCGCAAGACGCCATCCAGGTGTTCTATCGCCTGCTGGCGGCACTGCTGATCTGCGCGGTGCTTGCCGTGCTCAGCGACTCTTTCCTGAGCCTTGGCAACATCCTCAACGTGCTCAGGCAGGCGAGCCTGACCTTCTTCATCGCTTCCGGCCTGACGCTGGTGGTGCTGACCGCCGGCCTCGATCTCTCGGTCGGCGCCAATGTCGCGCTGTCCGCCTGCATCGCCGGCACGGTGATCCACAAGACCGGCTCGCCGGCGCTCGGCATCCTCACCGGGCTTGCCTGCGGCGGCATCGTCGGCCTGCTCAACGGCATCATGGTCACCGCGCTGCGCATCCCCTCCTTCATCGCCACCTACGGCATGCTGTGGGTGCTGAACGGTCTCACCTATTGGTACATGGCAGGTGAAACCCTGCACGGCTTCCCCGCGGGCTTCCGCCAGATCGGCAGCGGGTATCTGTTCGGCCTGCCCATCCCGGTCTATCTGCTGCTGGTGTTCCTCGGCATCGGGACATTCTTCGCGCAGCGCACAGTCTGGGGACAGGAGATCTATGCGATCGGCGCCAATCCGGTCGCCGCCCGCCTCTCCGGCATCCCTGTCGCGCGCCGCCTGCTGCTGGTCTATGCGGTCTCGGGCACCATGGCGGGACTGGCCTCGATCATCTTCCTGTCGCGGCTCAATTCGGCCGAGGCCGATATCGGCGAGAGCCTGACCTTGCCGGCGATCGCCGCCGTGCTGATCGGCGGCACCTCGCTCTTCGGCGGCGTCGGCACGGTGTTCGGCACCTTCATCGGCGCGCTGATCCTGACTTTGGTGCTGAACGGCATGAACCTGCTGTCGGTCAGCGCCAACTGGCAGCCGCTGGTGACAGGCATCATCGTCATTCTCGCGGTCTGGCTCGACATGAAGACCCGCCGCCGCGCGCAATGA
- a CDS encoding sugar ABC transporter substrate-binding protein codes for MKRKLGYLTLPLLMAAAFTTQARADGETIAVFTKNQTNPFFQTVRVGADNMAKVLNAKTLQYIPTKPDSIPEQLSQIEDVVVKKPSAIVFTPVDYKAMVPGVEKINEAKIPVVNITDRSAGGKFLSFVGADDYSLGLETARFLLKALGGKGNIVIIEGVKGSLTNVDRVRGFNDALKEAPGVKLLASQPGNYQRLQALQVMENLMQSNSQIDGVLAANDAMAVGAIEALDGANRKAQVIGINGTKEAIDAIKSGKLLASGDYNGFAQGCLGTMMAIRSLRNQPVINEIVLKPTVITKDNYQPFDVPLEQRTCPTFEDASKLSAK; via the coding sequence ATGAAACGTAAACTGGGTTACCTGACGCTGCCGCTGCTGATGGCCGCGGCATTCACCACGCAAGCGCGCGCCGACGGCGAGACCATCGCGGTCTTCACCAAGAACCAGACCAATCCGTTCTTCCAGACGGTGCGGGTCGGTGCCGACAACATGGCGAAGGTACTGAACGCCAAGACGCTGCAATACATCCCGACCAAGCCGGACTCGATCCCCGAGCAGCTCAGCCAGATCGAGGACGTCGTGGTGAAGAAGCCGAGCGCGATCGTGTTCACGCCGGTCGACTACAAGGCGATGGTGCCCGGCGTCGAGAAGATCAACGAGGCCAAGATCCCGGTCGTCAACATCACCGACCGTTCGGCGGGCGGCAAGTTTCTGTCCTTCGTCGGCGCCGACGATTACAGCCTTGGCCTCGAGACCGCGCGCTTCCTGCTCAAGGCGCTCGGTGGCAAGGGCAACATCGTCATCATCGAGGGCGTCAAGGGCTCGCTGACCAATGTCGACCGCGTCCGCGGCTTCAACGATGCGCTGAAGGAGGCGCCTGGCGTCAAGCTGCTCGCCTCGCAGCCCGGCAACTACCAGCGGCTGCAGGCGCTCCAGGTCATGGAAAACCTGATGCAGTCGAATTCGCAGATCGACGGCGTGCTGGCTGCCAACGACGCCATGGCGGTCGGCGCGATCGAGGCGCTCGACGGTGCGAACCGGAAGGCGCAGGTTATCGGCATCAACGGCACCAAGGAAGCCATCGACGCGATCAAGTCCGGCAAGCTGCTCGCGAGCGGCGACTACAACGGCTTTGCTCAAGGCTGTCTCGGCACCATGATGGCGATCCGCTCCTTGCGCAACCAGCCTGTCATCAACGAGATCGTGCTGAAGCCGACCGTGATCACCAAGGACAATTACCAGCCGTTCGACGTGCCGCTGGAGCAGCGGACCTGCCCGACCTTCGAAGACGCGAGCAAGCTCAGCGCCAAGTAA
- a CDS encoding YciI family protein, with protein sequence MLFAIHAVDRAGALPTRLANYDAHKAFLSDTSRFGVKIVMSGPLVSDDGQTMIGSLFLIEAPGRGEVEAFNRADPFAAAGIWEKVTITGFLRRQG encoded by the coding sequence ATGCTGTTCGCCATTCACGCCGTCGACCGCGCCGGCGCGCTGCCGACCCGGCTCGCCAATTACGATGCCCACAAGGCCTTCCTGAGTGACACTTCGCGCTTCGGCGTCAAGATCGTGATGTCGGGGCCGCTCGTCTCCGACGATGGTCAAACGATGATCGGCAGCCTGTTCCTGATCGAGGCGCCCGGCCGCGGCGAGGTCGAGGCCTTCAACCGCGCCGATCCCTTTGCCGCCGCCGGCATCTGGGAAAAAGTGACGATCACGGGCTTCCTGCGCCGGCAGGGTTGA
- a CDS encoding ABC transporter ATP-binding protein has protein sequence MSIPLLQVNDLKKHFPVKKGLFQRKSEWVYAVDGVSFEIARGETLSLVGESGCGKSTVGRAILRLFDITAGQVILDGQRIDDAAPGTMRQMRRRVQVVFQDPFSSLNPRMRVRDILAEPIRNFGLAKSAEDLELRVTSLMDTVRLPREALNRRPHEFSGGQRQRIGIARALAAEPELIVCDEAVSALDVSVKAQIVNLLQDLQREFGLALLFISHDLAIVEHMTHRVAVMYLGKIVEVAPRREIFAAPKHPYTRALLSAVPLPEPGAERNPIILKGDVPSPINPPKGCRFHTRCPLVFDRCRVEEPVLRAAGDEQWVACHLEDGAAAMSG, from the coding sequence ATGAGTATTCCGTTGCTCCAGGTCAACGACCTCAAGAAACACTTTCCGGTCAAGAAGGGCCTCTTCCAGCGCAAGTCCGAATGGGTCTATGCGGTCGACGGCGTCTCCTTCGAGATCGCACGCGGCGAGACGCTGTCGCTGGTCGGCGAGTCCGGCTGCGGCAAGTCGACGGTCGGCCGCGCCATTCTGCGACTGTTCGACATCACCGCAGGCCAGGTGATCCTCGATGGCCAGCGCATCGACGACGCCGCACCAGGCACGATGCGGCAGATGCGCCGCCGTGTGCAGGTGGTGTTCCAGGATCCGTTCTCGAGCCTCAATCCGCGCATGCGCGTGCGCGACATCCTGGCCGAGCCGATCCGCAATTTCGGCCTCGCCAAATCGGCGGAAGATCTCGAGCTGCGCGTCACCTCACTGATGGACACCGTGCGTCTGCCGCGCGAGGCGCTGAACCGCAGGCCGCACGAATTCTCCGGCGGCCAACGCCAGCGCATTGGCATTGCGCGGGCGCTCGCGGCCGAGCCCGAGCTGATCGTCTGCGACGAGGCGGTTTCGGCGCTCGACGTCTCGGTCAAGGCGCAGATCGTCAATCTGCTGCAGGATCTCCAGCGCGAGTTCGGCCTCGCGCTGCTGTTTATCAGCCACGATCTTGCGATCGTCGAGCACATGACCCACCGCGTCGCCGTGATGTATCTCGGCAAGATCGTCGAGGTCGCCCCGCGCCGCGAGATATTTGCCGCACCGAAACATCCCTACACCAGGGCGCTGCTCTCCGCGGTGCCGCTGCCCGAGCCCGGTGCCGAGCGCAATCCCATCATCCTCAAGGGCGACGTTCCGAGCCCGATCAATCCGCCAAAGGGCTGCCGCTTCCATACCCGCTGTCCGCTCGTGTTCGATCGCTGCCGGGTCGAAGAGCCGGTGCTCCGCGCGGCCGGAGACGAGCAGTGGGTGGCCTGTCATCTCGAGGACGGCGCTGCGGCGATGAGCGGCTGA